One Paroedura picta isolate Pp20150507F chromosome 3, Ppicta_v3.0, whole genome shotgun sequence genomic window carries:
- the LOC143831403 gene encoding olfactory receptor 13H1-like: MGPPNDTTVTEFILIGLSEHPTAQSVFFWFLLVIYLISSLGNGLIIILIIADSRLHSPMYFFLCILSSVDLILSNNALPEILVNCFFYRPTISFYRCLVQMYVGLSVVGMECLLLAVMAYDRFAAICRPLHYMQIMSWRFCTSLVSVCVFFAALNTLIDGLLRPTDFCGRNVINHFACELQSFLKLACSDTHVAELFMQLASYLLLIPPFGFIVATYARIVFAVLRIRSTEGRKKAFSTCSSHITVVSVFYGTIMVMYLKPQTKHASDHDKVISLMYGVLTPTLNPLIYSLRNRDVKGAFWRVFGRKMSE, translated from the coding sequence ATGGGTCCTCCAAATGACACAACAGTGACTGAATTCATCTTGATCGGGTTATCTGAACACCCTACAGCACAGTCTGTGTTCTTTTGGTTCCTCTTGGTGATATACCTCATAAGCTCTCTTGGGAATGGCCTCATCATCATATTGATTATCGCAGACTCTCGTCTTCAttctcccatgtatttcttcctttgcATCCTCTCCTCAGTAGACCTCATCCTCTCCAACAATGCACTTCCTGAGATCctggtcaattgcttcttttacaGGCCCACCATCTCCTTCTACAGATGCTTGGTTCAGATGTACGTTGGTCTATCAGTCGTTGGAATGGAATGTCTTCTCCTGGCTGTCATGGCGTACGACCGTTTTGCAGCGATATGCCGGCCTCTCCACTATATGCAGATCATGAGCTGGAGATTTTGTACGAGtctagtgtctgtgtgtgtgttctttgccGCATTGAATACCTTGATCGACGGACTGCTGCGGCCAACCGACTTCTGTGGACGAAATGTCATTAACCATTTTGCATGCGAGCTACAATCGTTCCTCAAGCTGGCCTGCTCTGACACACACGTTGCTGAGCTCTTCATGCAACTTGCCTCCTACCTCTTACTAATCCCACCCTTTGGCTTCATTGTTGCCACCTATGCGCGCATAGTCTTTGCCGTCCTGCGCATTCGCTCAACAGAGGGCCGGAAGAAAGCCTTCTCCACCTGTAGCTCCCACATAACAGTGGTCAGCGTCTTTTACGGCACCATCATGGTCATGTACTTGAAACCCCAAACAAAACATGCTTCAGATCATGATAAAGTCATATCTTTAATGTACGGGGTCTTAACTCCCACGCTCAACCCCCTCATCTACAGCTTGAGAAACAGGGATGTAAAAGGAGCTTTCTGGAGAGTGTTTGGAAGGAAAATGTCAGAATAA
- the LOC143831405 gene encoding olfactory receptor 13H1-like: MGPPNDTTVTEFILIGLSEHPTGQSVFFWFLLLTYLISFLGNGLIIILIIADSHLHSPMYFFLCILSSVDLILSNNALPEILVHCFFDRPTVSFYRCLGQMYVGLSVVVIECLLLAIMAYDRFAAICQPLHYMQIMSWRFCTSLVSVCVLLALLNTLINVLLRPTDFCGRNVINHFACELQSFLKLACTDTHVAELFMQVTSFFILIPPFGFIVVTYMRIVFAVLHIRSTQGRKKAFSTCSSHIAVVSVFYGTIMIMYLKPQAKAASDQDKVMSLMYGVFTPMLNPLIYSLRNRDVKGAFWRIFGRKISK; the protein is encoded by the coding sequence ATGGGTCCTCCAAATGACACAACAGTGACTGAATTCATCCTGATCGGGTTATCTGAACACCCTACAGGACAGTCTGTGTTCTTTTGGTTCCTCTTGCTGACATACCTCATAAGCTTTCTTGGGAATGGCCTCATCATCATATTGATTATTGCAGACTCTCATCTTCATtctcccatgtacttcttcctttgCATCCTCTCCTCGGTAGACCTCATCCTCTCCAACAATGCACTTCCTGAGATCTTGGTCCACTGCTTCTTTGACAGGCCCACCGTCTCCTTCTACAGATGCTTGGGACAGATGTACGTTGGTCTATCAGTCGTTGTAATTGAATGTCTTCTTCTGGCTATCATGGCATATGACCGTTTTGCAGCGATATGCCAGCCTCTCCACTATATGCAGATCATGAGCTGGAGATTTTGCACGAGTTTAGTGTCTGTCTGTGTGCTGCTTGCCTTACTGAACACCTTGATCAACGTACTGCTGCGGCCAACCGACTTCTGTGGACGAAATGTCATTAACCATTTTGCATGCGAGCTGCAATCGTTCCTCAAGCTGGCCTGCACGGACACACACGTTGCTGAGCTCTTCATGCAAGTTACCAGTTTCTTCATCCTAATCCCACCCTTTGGCTTCATTGTTGTGACATACATGCGCATAGTCTTTGCCGTCCTGCACATTCGCTCAACACAGGGACGGAAGAAAGCCTTCTCCACCTGTAGCTCGCACATAGCGGTGGTCAGCGTCTTTTATGGTACAATCATGATCATGTACTTAAAACCCCAAGCAAAAGCTGCTTCAGATCAAGATAAAGTCATGTCTTTAATGTACGGGGTCTTTACTCCCATGCTTAACCCCTTGATCTATAGCTTGAGAAACAGAGATGTAAAGGGAGCTTTCTGGAGAATATTCGGAAggaaaatatcaaaataa
- the LOC143831404 gene encoding olfactory receptor 13H1-like — MGPPNDTTVTEFILIGLSEHPTAQSVFFWFLLVIYLISSLGNGLIIILIIADSHLHSPMYFFLCILSSVDLILSNNALPEILVNCFFYRPTISFYRCLVQMYVGLSVVGMECLLLAVMAYDRFAAICRPLHYMQIMSWRFCTSLVSVCVFFAALNTLIDGLLRPTDFCGRNVINHFACELQSFLKLACSDTHVAELFMQLASYLLLIPPFGFIVATYARIVFAVLRIRSTEGRKKAFSTCSSHITVVSVFYGTIMVMYLKPQTKHASDHDKVISLMYGVLTPTLNPLIYSLRNRDVKGAFWRVFGRKMSE; from the coding sequence ATGGGTCCTCCAAATGACACAACAGTGACTGAATTCATCTTGATTGGGTTATCTGAACATCCTACAGCACAGTCTGTGTTCTTTTGGTTCCTCTTGGTGATATACCTCATAAGCTCTCTTGGGAATGGCCTCATCATCATATTGATTATTGCAGACTCTCATCTTCAttctcccatgtatttcttcctttgcATCCTCTCCTCAGTAGACCTCATCCTCTCCAACAATGCACTTCCTGAGATCctggtcaattgcttcttttacaGGCCCACCATCTCCTTCTACCGATGCTTGGTTCAGATGTACGTTGGTCTATCAGTCGTTGGAATGGAATGTCTTCTTCTGGCTGTCATGGCATACGACCGTTTTGCAGCGATATGCCGGCCCCTCCACTACATGCAGATCATGAGCTGGAGATTTTGTACGAGtctagtgtctgtgtgtgtgttctttgccGCATTGAATACCTTGATCGACGGACTGCTGCGGCCAACCGACTTCTGTGGACGAAATGTCATTAACCATTTTGCATGCGAGCTACAATCGTTCCTCAAGCTGGCCTGCTCTGACACACACGTTGCTGAGCTCTTCATGCAACTTGCCTCCTACCTCTTACTAATCCCACCCTTTGGCTTCATTGTTGCCACCTATGCGCGCATAGTCTTCGCCGTCCTGCGCATTCGCTCAACAGAGGGCCGGAAGAAAGCCTTCTCCACCTGTAGCTCCCACATAACAGTGGTCAGCGTCTTTTACGGCACCATCATGGTCATGTACTTGAAACCCCAAACAAAACATGCTTCAGATCATGATAAAGTCATATCTTTAATGTACGGGGTCTTAACTCCCACGCTCAACCCCCTCATCTACAGCTTGAGAAACAGGGATGTAAAAGGAGCTTTCTGGAGAGTGTTTGGAAGGAAAATGTCAGAATAA